The Methanobacteriaceae archaeon DNA window ATAATGAGTGGAGCCATTACTCAACCGTGGGTTAACTCCCTTAAAGGCCGTAAAATGAAAATGAAACAGTCCATGTTTCTAGCTCTCTTTTCTATGGCCATTATTTTGATTATTTACTTAATTGGATGTGGTTTATCCAGCTTTTTCGAATCAAATTACATTTTAAATGCTATAGTATTCGGTTGTGCCATGGTTTTTGCAGTGCGAACTCTAGTTATATGGGGAACTTCAAATATTAATTTTAAAAACTCTGTGGCAATTTCCGCTATCCAACCGCTCCTAATTATTAGTATGCTTATTGTAGTTGTATTTTTAACTACTCGTCTTGATAATATTGGATATTTTAGCGTTTTGGGACTTATTTTAAAAAGTTTGATAGCAATTATCATTCTGGTTATTGCCATTTATTCTTTTGTACTAGTAGTTGAATCCCCAATGAGAAAAAATTTGGGAGTAGGTGCATTAGAGCTTTTGAGTTTGTTTATATCCCATATTACTGAAGGTTCTTCGGCTTTAGAAGGAGTTTTTGAAGATATAGGTGAGCCTATAGAAACTGTGGTGGGAATAGTTAGTTTTAAAACTTCAAAAGGAATTAAAGCACTATTTTTAAGCCCTTGTGTTCATCCAGGGCCAATAGGAAGTATTGGTGGAGGTAATATGCCCACCACTCTTGCCGAGAGCTTTGATAATTTTACCATGGTAACCCATGGGCCATCAACCCACGATTTTAACCCTGTTTCAGCTAAGGAAATAGAAAAAGTGGAAAAAACTATTAAAGATGCCTTGAAGGATATTTCTTATTCTGAAAACGCCAGTAAATTCATTAGAGTCTCAGAAAATAATGCAAAAATTGGTGCCCAATTTTTTGGAAATGATCTGCTGTTATTAGCTACTTTTGCACCAAAGGGATTTGATGATATTGATTTTGGAGTTGGTTTATCTTTAATGAACCTGGCAAAAACCAGATGTAATTCTGAAAATACTATTCTAGTTGATTGTCATAATTCATTTAAAGGGGAAGCAGGTCGAGTTCTGCCAGGAAATAAAGAAGTTTTCGATTTAATGGATGCTATAGAGAAAATAGAATGTGAATCAAAAGGAGACAGCATCAAAGTAGGGTGCTCTTATGACCCTATGGATAATTTTTCTAAAGCAGATGGTATTGGACAGAGTGGAATAAAGGTTCTAGTAGTAAATGTAGAAAATCAAAATACGGCTTATATTTTGTTAGATTCTAATAATATGGTGATTGGATACCGGAAAACCATCATTGAAGCTGTGAAAAAATTGGGAATCGACTCAGTAGAAGTCATGACCACAGATACTCACTCAGTAAACACACTTGCCGGAGGTCACAACCCTGTTGGTTCCAAGAAAAAAGAAGAAATCCTTGAATGTATTATACAATGCACAAAGGAGTCATTAGATGATTTAGAACCAGTTTCAGTAGGCTGTAAATCTGCAAGGATAAAGAATTTAAATATTTGGGGCCCTACGAATTCTACAGAACTTGTTTCAACCATCAGTTCTATTGTGGCTGTAAGCAGGATAATTGCACCTTTGGTACTACTATCTGCCCTATTTTTTGTTTTTGTATGGATATTTTACGGAGCGCCTTAGTTAACAAAAAATCCAAACACAATATTTATTTTTTTATTTTAAAAATCAGCCCAATATTTTAAAAAAACTATTTTAACACAATTTAATATTTTAAAAATAATTATAAAAAAATTGAAAATAAAATAAATAAAATAAAAAATTAATTATTTAATATAGAATATTAAATCAGAGATTAATAAGCATGGTCCATGCTACGAACCAAATAAAGATGAAAGGAACTATTCCACTCCATAACCAACCTTTAAATCCCCCAACTTCTTCTTTACCCAACAATTTTTCGCATAATTTTCCGACAATAATTAAAACTACAAGGCCGAAAAGAGCTCCTAAAGTTTGATTGTTGCCTAAAACTGCAATTGAACCATTAGAAACTATAAATGAAATATAAGCCGCAACAACAGCCGCAACTGTATGAATACTTGCTATTTTAACATCAACATCCATAATAATGCCCTCCAAGAATTAAATAAAACTGATTTCATAATTTAGTTATAATTTTTTTAGTATAATTTCAGGAAATAAAAGATTATTTCCCCAGTAAATTCTTTTAATACTCTTAAACAATAGCATATAAACAGCTAGAATTTAAAAGTTTAATAATCTATTAGTTAAATACTCCCTTAAAAAATCTACGATTTATAAGGTAGTAAAACAAACGATTAAACAAATTCAATATGAGCCATATTGATTATAATACTATATAAATTATCTATCCTTAATTGGATTAATAAATCTAAAAAGTTAAATATTTTTCTGATTGAATTGTCAGATTCTATCATAAATGATTCCATCAATATTCATCCATAATAATTAATGAGGATTTATAAATTAATATTTTCAAAAAAAAAAAAAATTATTCTAATCTCTAAAAAAGTCATTATAATTAAATTACAATTTACTACCATATATTTGCTATTAAAATTAAAGGTGTTTTTATGAAAAACATGTCCAACGTAGACATATTCGCTATTTGTCATGAATTAAACGATTTATTAAAAGATTCACGAGTTGATAAAGCTTATCAACCTACTAAAGATACGGTTGTTGTTAGATTTCATGTGACTGGACATGGGCGAGTAGATGTCGTTTTCCAAGCTGGAGTGCGTATGCATAAGTCACAGTATCCGCTTGAAAACCCCAAGTTACCACCATCTTTTCCTATGCTTCTTAGAAAATATTTAAAAGGTGCAACAGTTAGAGAAATCCGCCAATACCGTTTTGATCGAGTAGTTGAAATATTAGTCTCCAAAGAAGAGGATTACACACTGGTAATTGAATTATTTGATAAGGGTAACATTATTTTATTAAATCAAGACCGGCAGATTATTTTACCTCTTAAAAGGAAAATGTGGAGTGAAAGGAAAATAGGATCTAAAGAAGAGTACGAATATCCTCCCAGCAGGGGAATAAACCCCCTCAAATTTGAAAGGCAAGAACTGGAAGAGATCTTCTTAAAATCAGACAGCGACCTAGTAAGGACACTGGCCAGAAGTGGTTTAGGTGGTATTTATGCACAGGAAATTGTGCTGAGATCAGGAATGGATAAAAATACCCTAACCTCGGATATTTCACCCGAAGAACTTCAAAAACTCTTTGATATTATTGAAGATGTCTTCCAACCATTGCTAGAAAATAAATTTTCTCCAAATATTGTTAGCAATGGAAAGGAAGACGTTTTACCTCTGGAATTGGAAATTTACAAGGATAAAAATAAACAGCACTTTGAAACTTATAATGAAGCTGCAGATGAATATTTCAGTGAAAAAGTACGCTCAGACATAAAAGGAGTTCAAGAAAGTATTTGGGGAAAGGAAGTTAATAAATACGCTAAAAGATTAAAAATTCAAGAAGATACCTTAGAAAATTTTAAACAAACCATTATTGACTCTACCAAAAAAGGAGATCTGCTTTATGCTCACTACTCTGAGATAGAAGAAATTTTAAATGTTATTCATAAAGCTCGGGAGAAATATTCCTGGATGGAAATTTCAAAAACTTTTAAATCCGCACGCAAAAAGGGTTTAGAAGAAGTTAAGATGGTTGAATCTCTTGATAAACTGGGAAATCTTCTTTTAAATATTGAAGATGAAAGAATATTAATTGATAGTAAAAACCCGATCCCAGATAATGCTGAAGTTTATTATGAAAAAGGAAAAAAAGCGAAACGAAAAATAAAAGGGGTTTTAATTGCTATTGAAAGAACTAAAAAAGAATTAGATAGAGTAGAACAGAAAAAAGAAATAGCTTTGGAAAGAGTTTTGGTTCCTCAAAAACGAGTCAAAAAGGATCTAAAGTGGTTTGAAAAGTTAAGATGGTTCCTATCTTCTGATGGATTTTTAGTTATTGGTGGCAGAGATGCTAATACTAATGAAATAGCTGTAAAAAAGCATATGGAAAACAATGACATCTATATGCACACCGATATTCATGGGGCTCCATCCGTAATCATAAAGAATGAAGGCATTAAGCCCGAAGAATCTGAGGCCGATACATCAGAAATTACTAATATTTCAAGTGATGAATCATCTAAAATACCTGAAAGTACTATTCAAGAAGCGGCTATTTTTGCTGCATCATTTTCCAGTGCCTGGTCCAAAGGATTTAGTTCATATGATGTTTATTGGGTGCATCCCGACCAAGTTTCAAAAACTCCCCAATCCGGAGAATTCGTATCTAAAGGTGCATTTATAATTAGAGGCAGTCGAAATTATGTTAGAGGTGCTACAGTAAGCATTGCTGTAGGTATTGTTGACTACTTAGGCCCCAGAATAATGGCCGGGCCAGTAGAATCTCTGAAAAAACATACGGATAATTATGTAGTCATAAAACCAGGTTACACCAAAAAAGAAGCCATATCCCGGGAAATCTTAAAAAGAATAGATAAAGATAAAATTATGACCTTAGATGATATTGTAAGAGTTTTACCCTCTGGAAAATGTGATATTGTAAATAATAAAGGTAATAGGGGATAGAATATTTGATTATTTTAAAAATATTCGTATCTATTCAAAAACCTAAATTAAAAATAAGTAGCAGAAAATTAGTATCACATATCAAAAAGAATTCAGAAGTATAGAAATAAATATAAAAATAAAAGATTTATATCTCTTTTTACATCTCTTTTGTTTTCTGTTCCTTTATTTTCTTTTTTAATAGGAAATTAAGATCTATAACATATTTTCCTTCTTCATCAGAAACTATAATGGAATCATCTTCTAAAAGCGGAGTTAAGTTTACTTCATAAATACCATGCTGTTTAACCATTATGGTTTCAATGGATTCACCTTTTACTGCCTCTGGTTTTTCTACTTCTTTTTCTTTACCCTCGCTTTTGAACTTGAAATAAGTACTACCACATTTAGGGCAACCCTTTAGAATTTCTTCAGATGATTTTACTATAGCTCCACACTTAATGCACTGATGCACCAGAATCACCAAGTTCTGCTATCATGGAAAGGAAATTAGATTTTTTCTTGACAGATCTCATTACATTTGCTGGGCCAATTATAGTCAGACCTATGGTTTTCTTCTTTGAAAAACCAAAAAAGGATTTTTCGTTCCTTTCTAAGGTGTGAATATCAATTCCAACAAAATTTTCAATGTCAATCTCTCTCATTGTAGTTTCAATAAGTTCTGCTTCTTCAGAAGGAGTAAGTCCTCCTTCTATAACTAATATCTCTCCAGATTTAACCCTATTTATTATCATGGAAATTTTTTCCATACTGGTGCTTCCCTCCAGAGCATCAGATGATAAAAATTCCATTTTTAATCCTTCCATTTTAAAACCCCACTAATTCTTTATTGAAATTCAATTAGCCGTTTATAATCGAAATAATCATTTAAATTTTCTTATCATTGCCATATATAACTCACCAGTATTCTCTCCCTGCAATGCTGAAATAGGAACTACAGTATGCTGTGGGAATACTGAAATTATTCTATCTGGCGATGATTCAGGAAGATCTGTTTTATTGGCAACTATTACAAATGGTATCTTTCTAGCCTCTAAATTTCCAATAATAGTGATATTAGCCTGAGTCAGAGGATCCTTAGTAGCATCCATAACCAGTAAAACTCCAGTGACATCATCAAGCCATTTAATAGCCTCGATTATGCCTTTTGTAGCTTCTTTTGCCCTTTCTTTTGCTTCAACCTCGTTAAGACCAAATTCAAGGAAATTCTTGTAATCTACTTTGGTGGCGATTCCAGGAGTATCAATAATATCAAAGTCCAGTTCATAGCCATCCTGCTTTATAGAAACCTTTTCCTGTTTGTAAACAGTTCGGGTTTCGTGAGGAATGTTAGATATCAAACCTAATGGCTTGCCCAACCAATCTTCAGACATGGTATTGGCCAAAGTTGTTTTTCCAGAATTTGGATGGCCGTAAAGACCTATTTTAAGCTTTTGATTCCTTCTGAATAGCTTAGAAAAAAATTTCGTAAAAAAATTCACCATTTTATCACTCTTTTAAATCATTATTAAGATATTAGATAATATTTAATATTTTAAATAATCTTTATTATAGTTAATTAAATAATATAATTATTAAATTGATTAGTTTTAGGCATTAATAACTATTAATATGGATTAAATTTTATCATTCGGTGTAGATATCACCGGGATTTAGAATAATTACCTCGACATTAGGAATTTTATTTTTAACTAAATCCATAAAGTCTTCAGGATCTTGTTCTATTACCGGAAATGTGTTGTAGTGCATGGGAATAACTATTTTAGGAGAAATCCATTTCACCGCAGTTGAAGCATCTTTTAGGCCCATAGTATATCGATCCCCAATCGGGATTAAAGCCACATCTGGTTTGTAAAAATCACCTACAACCAATTTTAAATCACCGAATAAAGAAGTATCACCTGCATGATAGATTTTACGGCCATTTTCCAGCTCAAAAATAAATCCACAAGCCTTTCCCCCTGGCGTAATTTCTTCCATAAAATCAATATCTGCCGAATGTATGGCATCAACCATGGTAATTTTAATATTATGGAAATGAGAAGAACCACCAATGTTCATGCCCTGAGTTTCAAAGCCTTGTCTGGAAAAGAAAATAGATATTTCATGATTGGCAATTACTAAAGCACCAGTACGATTCGCAATTTCCAGAGCATCTCCAAAGTGATCTGCATGGCCATGAGTAATGCAAATTAAGTCCGCTTCTATCTCTTCCACAGGTACACTACAAGAAGGATTATTGCTAATAAAAGGATCTATTAAAATTTTTAAATTTTCTTCAGTGATTAACTCGAATGCAGAATGCCCCATCCATCTTAGATCCATTATTAATTCCCCAGCACGATATCTTTGGATAAACTCCAGGCTTCTTCAAACAACTTCTCAATCTCAAGAATAGATTTCTCGTCTTTGTAAATAACTCCAACTTCAAAACTGTCATATATAGGATCCGTGGAAATAATTAAACCATGTTTATCATCTGAAACAACCGCTACGGTGTGTATATGAGGCATTGTTCTAATTTGAACATTATTATCTAAAAGCACTTTAATCAGTTCTACAGAAGCATCATCATCAAGTCCTGCCTCTTGAATAATCATTCTACTTTTAGTATCCATGAATTTTTTAAGAATACCCACATCTATATTTCTTATCCAAGGATACATCATAATTACTTTAGTATCTGCTTGTAATATAGTATCCTTCATTGCTTCCTGAACATCTGAAGCATCAAAAGACCAGATTATACTGGGTTCCTTTGATTCTGATCTTATTTGATTAATTGCACCCCTAAATGAATCTAATCTCTCTTCTATAAGATCTTCTACATCATCTACATTCTCAATATATTCCTGCTTCAGCTTATTTAAACGGTCCTTAACATAATGTTTATCATCTTTGTCAGCCGTTACAAATGGTTTTGCTGGCGTTACATGTTTAGATTTTGGTTTAACAGGCTTTTGCTTTGAGGGTTTAATTGTTTTTGTCAAATTAGATTCCGAAGGTTGAACCATATTATCCTTAGATTTAGTGCCATTTGACTTTTTAGATGGTTTCATTGGTGCCTTTGGTGGCCTATTCATAGGATTTCCCCTTGGTTCAGTTGATGGAATTTTAGAAATAGCCTCTGAACTAGTTTCTTTACTAGTTTCTTTTAACTTATTAGAATCCTTTTTTCCTTTTTTAGGCAATTTTAAAAACTTTCTTGGTTTTCTTGCAGGTTTTATAGGATGATCTACTTTTGTTTTTTTAACATTAGTATCTTCAGGGGATTTAGAAACTTTTGGCTTTGAAGTTTCAGTAGCAGCTACTGCTTTTTTAGGGGTTATTTTAGGTGCAATCTTTGCAGGTTTAACTGGTTTTTTATCAGGCCTAACATTTTCAAAACTTCTCTTAGTCATAGTACTTTTAACTTCAGATGTTTCATCAGCCACTGGGACTGATCTTTTTAAAGAACTCAAGTCAATTTTGCCTGCGAAGAGTATAACTGCCATTAAACCTAAAACAAAACTAATAAGACCTGCTAAAAACGAAAGAATGTTTGGTGGTGTCTGGAAACCGAAATACATCCCAATGAGTCCCAAAAATAAAAAAACCACTCCTGCCAAAGTTATCAGCAAATAAATCATCTGATGCCTCCTAATTTCATATTATCCCTGTTGTTAAGTTAATATAATAATTATAAATTAAATTAGTTTACTTCAGTCAAACTCTCAACTTAATTAATAGTCATCTCAACATTTAAATGCGAATTAATTAAGCTATTTATTAACTTTTTATATATTGAATTAATTAATA harbors:
- a CDS encoding Zn-ribbon containing protein, yielding MHQCIKCGAIVKSSEEILKGCPKCGSTYFKFKSEGKEKEVEKPEAVKGESIETIMVKQHGIYEVNLTPLLEDDSIIVSDEEGKYVIDLNFLLKKKIKEQKTKEM
- the rqcH gene encoding ribosome rescue protein RqcH, with protein sequence MKNMSNVDIFAICHELNDLLKDSRVDKAYQPTKDTVVVRFHVTGHGRVDVVFQAGVRMHKSQYPLENPKLPPSFPMLLRKYLKGATVREIRQYRFDRVVEILVSKEEDYTLVIELFDKGNIILLNQDRQIILPLKRKMWSERKIGSKEEYEYPPSRGINPLKFERQELEEIFLKSDSDLVRTLARSGLGGIYAQEIVLRSGMDKNTLTSDISPEELQKLFDIIEDVFQPLLENKFSPNIVSNGKEDVLPLELEIYKDKNKQHFETYNEAADEYFSEKVRSDIKGVQESIWGKEVNKYAKRLKIQEDTLENFKQTIIDSTKKGDLLYAHYSEIEEILNVIHKAREKYSWMEISKTFKSARKKGLEEVKMVESLDKLGNLLLNIEDERILIDSKNPIPDNAEVYYEKGKKAKRKIKGVLIAIERTKKELDRVEQKKEIALERVLVPQKRVKKDLKWFEKLRWFLSSDGFLVIGGRDANTNEIAVKKHMENNDIYMHTDIHGAPSVIIKNEGIKPEESEADTSEITNISSDESSKIPESTIQEAAIFAASFSSAWSKGFSSYDVYWVHPDQVSKTPQSGEFVSKGAFIIRGSRNYVRGATVSIAVGIVDYLGPRIMAGPVESLKKHTDNYVVIKPGYTKKEAISREILKRIDKDKIMTLDDIVRVLPSGKCDIVNNKGNRG
- a CDS encoding DUF2070 family protein, which codes for MSSTNNVMGLSKFIMTLPQTKISLFTMVFLSFIVGSISFFIDPTPGSFSTDILYGGTAGVLIFGLSSIMSGAITQPWVNSLKGRKMKMKQSMFLALFSMAIILIIYLIGCGLSSFFESNYILNAIVFGCAMVFAVRTLVIWGTSNINFKNSVAISAIQPLLIISMLIVVVFLTTRLDNIGYFSVLGLILKSLIAIIILVIAIYSFVLVVESPMRKNLGVGALELLSLFISHITEGSSALEGVFEDIGEPIETVVGIVSFKTSKGIKALFLSPCVHPGPIGSIGGGNMPTTLAESFDNFTMVTHGPSTHDFNPVSAKEIEKVEKTIKDALKDISYSENASKFIRVSENNAKIGAQFFGNDLLLLATFAPKGFDDIDFGVGLSLMNLAKTRCNSENTILVDCHNSFKGEAGRVLPGNKEVFDLMDAIEKIECESKGDSIKVGCSYDPMDNFSKADGIGQSGIKVLVVNVENQNTAYILLDSNNMVIGYRKTIIEAVKKLGIDSVEVMTTDTHSVNTLAGGHNPVGSKKKEEILECIIQCTKESLDDLEPVSVGCKSARIKNLNIWGPTNSTELVSTISSIVAVSRIIAPLVLLSALFFVFVWIFYGAP
- a CDS encoding DUF2073 domain-containing protein, encoding MEGLKMEFLSSDALEGSTSMEKISMIINRVKSGEILVIEGGLTPSEEAELIETTMREIDIENFVGIDIHTLERNEKSFFGFSKKKTIGLTIIGPANVMRSVKKKSNFLSMIAELGDSGASVH
- a CDS encoding metal-dependent hydrolase, which produces MDLRWMGHSAFELITEENLKILIDPFISNNPSCSVPVEEIEADLICITHGHADHFGDALEIANRTGALVIANHEISIFFSRQGFETQGMNIGGSSHFHNIKITMVDAIHSADIDFMEEITPGGKACGFIFELENGRKIYHAGDTSLFGDLKLVVGDFYKPDVALIPIGDRYTMGLKDASTAVKWISPKIVIPMHYNTFPVIEQDPEDFMDLVKNKIPNVEVIILNPGDIYTE
- a CDS encoding Era-like GTP-binding protein — encoded protein: MVNFFTKFFSKLFRRNQKLKIGLYGHPNSGKTTLANTMSEDWLGKPLGLISNIPHETRTVYKQEKVSIKQDGYELDFDIIDTPGIATKVDYKNFLEFGLNEVEAKERAKEATKGIIEAIKWLDDVTGVLLVMDATKDPLTQANITIIGNLEARKIPFVIVANKTDLPESSPDRIISVFPQHTVVPISALQGENTGELYMAMIRKFK